In the genome of Dermacentor silvarum isolate Dsil-2018 chromosome 1, BIME_Dsil_1.4, whole genome shotgun sequence, one region contains:
- the LOC119436715 gene encoding uncharacterized protein LOC119436715: MKPPVFSLPRHTDEPSLWGPLATTVVGLCFSLCGTVAFVVGFVWLRYQPVWVAGVLLFALSLVAICSGMLAYKTQVDRFRHETQNQHYATPYGRLHAEDDEAGPSRQAAEVKSGRSGPSNAPPSTIILEDTAGWNGTAPQSHNLHACGVAVHI; the protein is encoded by the exons ATGAAGCCCCCGGTGTTCAGCCTTCCGCGCCACACCGACGAGCCCAGCCTGTGGGGTCCCCTGGCAACCACAGTGGTTGGCCTGTGCTTTAGCTTGTGCGGCACGGTGGCCTTCGTGGTCGGCTTCGTGTGGCTCCGGTACCAGCCCGTGTGGGTGGCCGGGGTACTCCTGTTCGCGCTCAGCCTTGTAGCCATTTGCTCTGGCATGCTGGCCTACAAGACGCAGGTGGACCGCTTCAGGCACGAGACGCAGAACCAGCACTATGCCACACCCTACGGGCGACTGCACGCGGAG GACGACGAAGCAGGTCCCTCCCGTCAGGCTGCTGAAGTCAAGTCTGGTCGCTCGGGTCCGTCTAATGCCCCACCCTCCACAATCATCCTCGAAGACACGGCTGGCTGGAACGGAACAGCACCACAGTCGCATAATTTGCACGCTTGTGGCGTCGCTGTTCACATCTAG